From a region of the Rhodococcus sp. 4CII genome:
- a CDS encoding ABC transporter permease, whose amino-acid sequence MSEKLERDESASRGDRKTRQAHFVAPEEVAAPGEVDAVHIDQPPTSIWSDAWRDLRKRPLFLVATVIIVVVIVVAAFPSLFTSTDPRFCDLEFSMQGPSAGHWFGFDKQGCDIYSRTIYGARASVLVGVGVTSMVLVVGVVFGAVAGFYGGWADSLLSRVADIFFGIPLILAAIVLMQLFAHRTIWTLIVVLALFGWPQMARIARGAVISAKNNDYVMASRALGVSNVRTLVRHVLPNSLAPIIVIATISLGIYIVAEATLSFLGIGLPSTEISWGGDISTAQVTLRQGSPILFYPATALAVTVLGFIMMGDALRDALDPKARKR is encoded by the coding sequence ATGTCTGAGAAATTGGAGAGGGACGAGTCCGCCTCGCGGGGCGACCGGAAGACGCGTCAGGCACATTTCGTCGCGCCCGAAGAAGTGGCGGCGCCGGGGGAGGTCGACGCCGTTCACATCGACCAGCCGCCGACGAGCATATGGTCGGATGCGTGGCGGGACCTTCGGAAACGCCCGCTGTTCCTGGTGGCCACCGTGATCATCGTCGTGGTGATCGTCGTGGCCGCTTTTCCGTCCCTGTTCACCAGCACGGACCCCAGGTTCTGCGACCTGGAGTTCAGCATGCAGGGACCGTCGGCGGGCCACTGGTTCGGGTTCGACAAGCAGGGCTGCGACATCTATTCCCGCACGATCTACGGGGCCAGGGCGTCGGTGCTGGTGGGTGTCGGTGTCACGTCCATGGTGCTCGTCGTGGGTGTGGTGTTCGGTGCGGTCGCGGGGTTCTACGGCGGCTGGGCGGACTCGCTGCTGTCGCGGGTGGCCGACATCTTCTTCGGCATCCCGCTCATCCTGGCTGCGATCGTTCTGATGCAGCTGTTCGCCCATCGCACCATCTGGACGTTGATCGTCGTTCTCGCCCTGTTCGGCTGGCCGCAGATGGCGAGAATTGCTCGCGGCGCGGTGATCTCGGCGAAGAACAACGACTACGTGATGGCGTCGCGGGCGCTGGGAGTCTCGAATGTGCGCACTCTCGTCCGGCACGTGCTGCCGAACTCGCTGGCCCCGATCATCGTGATCGCGACCATCTCGCTCGGCATCTACATCGTGGCGGAGGCGACGCTGTCGTTCCTCGGCATCGGTCTGCCGTCCACGGAGATCTCGTGGGGCGGCGACATCAGCACCGCGCAGGTCACGCTGCGTCAGGGTTCGCCGATCCTGTTCTACCCGGCAACCGCGCTGGCCGTCACGGTGCTCGGTTTCATCATGATGGGCGACGCGCTCCGGGACGCGCTCGATCCCAAGGCGAGGAAGAGGTGA
- a CDS encoding ABC transporter permease, with product MLWYVGRRLLQMIPVFLGATFLIYAMVFLLPGDPIAALAGDKALSPAVAAQLRARYHLDEPFLTQYLLYLKGIFTLDFGVSFSGRPVSEVLAQAFPITIKLSLMALAIEGIFGIGFGLFAGLRKGGIFDSSVLLVSLVIIAIPIFVIGFLAQFFIGVKWGWVPPTVGGNTSFKNLLLPAFVLGSVSFAYVLRLTRTSVAENLTADYVRTATAKGLSRRRVVQVHVLRNSLIPVVTFLGADLATLMGGAIVTEGIFNINGVGGTIYQAVTRGEAPTVVSFVTVLIVIYLIANLVVDLLYAALDPRIRYV from the coding sequence ATGCTCTGGTACGTCGGTCGCCGGTTGCTCCAGATGATCCCCGTGTTTCTCGGTGCCACGTTCCTGATCTACGCGATGGTGTTCCTACTGCCCGGCGACCCGATCGCCGCGCTGGCCGGCGACAAGGCGCTCAGCCCCGCGGTGGCGGCACAGCTGCGTGCCCGGTACCACCTCGACGAGCCCTTCCTGACGCAGTATCTCCTGTATTTGAAGGGCATCTTCACCCTCGACTTCGGCGTGTCCTTCTCAGGTCGGCCCGTCAGTGAAGTTTTGGCGCAGGCCTTTCCGATCACCATCAAGCTGTCGCTGATGGCGCTCGCGATCGAGGGGATCTTCGGGATCGGCTTCGGACTGTTCGCCGGGCTCCGCAAGGGTGGCATCTTCGACAGTTCCGTCCTCCTCGTCAGCCTGGTGATCATCGCCATCCCGATCTTCGTCATCGGTTTCCTCGCCCAATTCTTCATCGGCGTGAAATGGGGGTGGGTGCCGCCGACGGTCGGCGGCAACACGAGTTTCAAGAATCTGCTGTTGCCGGCCTTCGTGCTGGGTTCGGTGTCGTTCGCGTACGTTCTCCGGCTCACCCGGACGTCGGTTGCGGAGAACCTGACGGCGGACTACGTGAGAACTGCGACCGCCAAGGGGCTTTCACGTCGTCGCGTCGTGCAGGTGCACGTGCTGCGCAACTCGCTGATCCCGGTGGTCACGTTCCTCGGCGCGGATCTCGCCACCCTGATGGGCGGCGCGATCGTCACCGAGGGCATCTTCAACATCAACGGGGTGGGCGGCACGATCTATCAGGCGGTCACCCGCGGTGAGGCGCCGACGGTCGTGTCGTTCGTGACGGTGCTGATCGTCATTTATCTGATCGCCAACCTGGTCGTCGACCTCCTGTACGCCGCGCTCGACCCGAGGATCCGCTATGTCTGA
- a CDS encoding ABC transporter substrate-binding protein, with protein sequence MRITRVATAVLAVGLAAGMLSACSSGDSTSGGGSGIVNAWASEPQNPLVPTNTSENQGGRVVDSVFAGLVSYNADGGVENEVAESIETTDGKNFTVKLKDGWTFTDGTPVTAASFVDAWNYGALSTNAQIQASFFDPIQGYDEVAAENPTAQTMSGLKVVDDSTFTIELKQPEAAFPDRLGFAAYYPLPAVAYKDMAAFGKNPVGNGPYMMSGPDAWQHNVRIDTVANPDYTGNRKPKNAGVDFVMYNSLDTAYTDLLAGNVDVLDQVPPSAVTTFETDLPGRTVNQPSATIETFTIPGRLPHFSGEEGTLRRQAISMSINRDQITRQIYNNTRTPALDFTSPAIEGWSDSLAGNGNLKYDPEAAKRLWAQADAIAPWSGSFEIAYNGDGGHKEWVDATANNIRNTLGIDAKGKEYPTFAQIRTEATNRTIPSAFRSGWQGDYPQQYGFLAQNYQTGGSSNDGDYSNPEFDRLLRASAGEVDPGKAQDLLNQAQEVLLRDLPAVPMWYRNAASGWSENVSNVTIDWKGIPMYSDIEKN encoded by the coding sequence TTGCGCATCACACGTGTGGCCACCGCCGTTCTGGCGGTGGGCCTGGCGGCAGGGATGCTGTCCGCCTGCTCGTCCGGCGATTCCACGAGCGGCGGTGGCAGCGGCATTGTCAACGCATGGGCGAGTGAGCCGCAGAACCCGTTGGTTCCCACCAATACCAGCGAGAATCAGGGTGGCCGCGTCGTCGATTCCGTGTTCGCGGGTCTCGTTTCCTACAACGCCGACGGCGGGGTCGAGAACGAGGTCGCCGAGTCCATCGAGACCACCGACGGCAAGAACTTCACCGTGAAGCTGAAGGACGGCTGGACGTTCACCGACGGCACCCCGGTCACCGCCGCCTCCTTCGTCGACGCCTGGAACTACGGCGCGTTGTCGACGAACGCACAGATCCAGGCATCCTTCTTCGACCCGATCCAGGGCTACGACGAGGTGGCGGCCGAGAACCCGACCGCGCAAACCATGTCGGGCCTGAAGGTGGTCGACGACTCCACGTTCACCATCGAACTCAAGCAACCCGAGGCGGCGTTCCCGGACCGTCTCGGGTTCGCCGCCTACTACCCGCTGCCGGCGGTGGCGTACAAGGACATGGCCGCGTTCGGGAAAAATCCGGTCGGCAACGGCCCGTACATGATGTCCGGCCCCGATGCCTGGCAGCACAACGTCCGGATCGACACGGTCGCGAACCCCGACTACACCGGCAACCGCAAACCGAAGAACGCCGGCGTCGACTTCGTCATGTACAACAGCCTCGACACCGCCTACACGGATCTGCTCGCGGGCAACGTCGACGTCCTCGATCAGGTGCCGCCGAGCGCGGTCACCACGTTCGAGACCGACCTGCCGGGCCGCACCGTGAACCAGCCGTCCGCGACCATCGAGACGTTCACGATCCCGGGCCGTCTGCCGCACTTCAGCGGCGAGGAGGGCACGCTGCGCCGCCAGGCCATCTCCATGTCGATCAACCGCGACCAGATCACCCGGCAGATCTACAACAACACCCGCACCCCGGCCCTCGACTTCACCAGTCCCGCGATCGAGGGCTGGTCGGATTCGCTGGCCGGCAACGGCAACCTGAAGTACGACCCGGAGGCGGCGAAGCGGCTGTGGGCGCAGGCCGACGCCATCGCCCCGTGGTCGGGCAGTTTCGAGATCGCGTACAACGGCGACGGCGGGCACAAGGAATGGGTGGACGCCACCGCCAACAACATTCGCAACACGCTCGGTATCGACGCGAAGGGCAAGGAGTACCCCACGTTCGCGCAGATCCGCACCGAGGCCACCAACCGGACCATCCCCAGCGCATTCCGTTCGGGATGGCAGGGCGACTACCCGCAGCAGTACGGTTTCCTCGCGCAGAACTACCAGACCGGCGGCAGTTCCAACGACGGCGACTACTCGAACCCCGAATTCGATCGGCTGCTACGCGCCTCCGCGGGTGAGGTGGATCCCGGCAAGGCGCAGGACCTGTTGAATCAGGCACAGGAGGTTCTGCTGCGCGATCTGCCCGCCGTCCCGATGTGGTATCGCAACGCCGCCAGCGGCTGGTCGGAGAACGTCTCGAACGTGACCATCGACTGGAAGGGCATCCCGATGTACTCCGACATCGAGAAGAACTGA
- the acs gene encoding acetate--CoA ligase, protein MTSAAQASGATEKSEQSDAVPQVYPPSPAFTETANAGPELQAAADEDRLAFWAAQAERLHWHTPFSEVLDWSDAPVAKWFVGGELNVAYNCVDRHVLAGNGDRVAIHFEGEPGDTRDLTYNDLLTEVSKAANTFTDLGLVAGDRVAIYMPMIPEAIVTMLACARLGLTHSVVFAGFSASALRSRIDDAEAKLVVTVDGQWRRGQAAPLKPAVDEAVDGAKSVEHVLVVKRTGIDVDTADGRDLWWHETVEKASGTHTAAPFDAEHPLFILYTSGTTGKPKGIIHTSGGYLTQASYTHHNVFDHKAGQDVYWCTADIGWVTGHSYIVYGPLSNGVTQVVYEGTPNSPDEHRHFQIIEKYGVSIYYTAPTLVRTFMKWGREIPDAHDLSSIRLLGSVGEPINPEAWKWFREVIGGNQAPIVDTWWQTETGAIMISPLPGITATKPGSAMAPLPGISAKIVDDDATELGAGGSGYLVLDKPWPAMLRGIWGDMDRYRETYWSRYPEQGWYFAGDGAKYDDDGALWVLGRVDDVMNVSGHRISTSEVESALVGHHGVAEAAVVGAADETTGQGIVAFVILREGVENTGDTLIAELKAEVSREISPIAKPRQITIVPELPKTRSGKIMRRLLKDIAEGRDLGDTSTLVDPKVFDAIRGK, encoded by the coding sequence ATGACCAGTGCAGCACAGGCGAGCGGAGCGACGGAGAAGTCGGAACAGTCTGACGCCGTCCCGCAGGTGTACCCGCCGAGCCCGGCGTTCACCGAGACCGCCAACGCCGGCCCCGAACTCCAGGCCGCCGCCGACGAGGACCGCCTCGCGTTCTGGGCGGCGCAGGCCGAACGCCTGCACTGGCACACCCCGTTCTCCGAGGTACTCGACTGGTCCGACGCCCCCGTGGCGAAATGGTTCGTCGGCGGCGAACTCAACGTCGCCTACAACTGCGTCGACCGCCACGTCCTCGCCGGCAACGGCGACCGCGTCGCCATCCACTTCGAAGGCGAACCGGGCGACACCCGCGACCTCACCTACAACGACCTGCTCACCGAAGTCAGCAAGGCCGCCAACACCTTCACCGACCTCGGACTCGTCGCCGGCGACCGCGTCGCCATCTACATGCCGATGATCCCCGAGGCCATCGTCACCATGCTCGCCTGCGCCCGCCTCGGCCTGACCCACTCCGTGGTCTTCGCCGGATTCTCCGCCAGCGCACTGCGCTCCCGCATCGACGACGCCGAAGCCAAACTCGTCGTCACCGTCGACGGCCAGTGGCGCCGCGGCCAGGCCGCACCCCTCAAGCCCGCCGTCGACGAGGCGGTGGACGGGGCGAAGTCCGTCGAGCACGTGCTCGTCGTCAAACGCACCGGCATCGACGTCGACACCGCCGACGGCCGGGACCTGTGGTGGCACGAGACCGTCGAGAAGGCGTCCGGCACCCACACCGCGGCCCCGTTCGACGCCGAGCACCCACTGTTCATCCTCTACACCTCCGGCACCACCGGAAAGCCCAAGGGCATCATCCACACCTCCGGCGGTTACCTCACCCAGGCCTCGTACACCCACCACAACGTCTTCGACCACAAGGCGGGCCAGGACGTGTACTGGTGCACCGCCGACATCGGCTGGGTCACCGGCCACTCCTACATCGTCTACGGGCCGCTGTCCAACGGTGTCACCCAGGTGGTCTACGAGGGCACCCCCAACTCCCCCGACGAGCACCGCCACTTCCAGATCATCGAGAAGTACGGCGTCAGCATCTACTACACCGCACCCACCCTGGTGCGCACGTTCATGAAGTGGGGCCGCGAGATCCCCGACGCCCACGACCTGTCCTCGATCCGGCTCCTCGGCTCCGTCGGCGAACCGATCAACCCCGAGGCCTGGAAGTGGTTCCGCGAGGTGATCGGCGGAAACCAGGCCCCGATCGTCGACACCTGGTGGCAGACCGAGACCGGCGCGATCATGATCTCCCCGCTGCCCGGCATCACCGCCACCAAACCCGGCTCCGCGATGGCCCCGCTGCCCGGCATCTCCGCGAAGATCGTCGACGACGACGCCACCGAACTCGGCGCCGGCGGCTCCGGCTACCTCGTGCTCGACAAGCCGTGGCCGGCGATGCTCCGCGGCATCTGGGGCGACATGGACCGCTACCGCGAGACCTACTGGTCGCGCTACCCCGAGCAGGGCTGGTACTTCGCCGGCGACGGCGCCAAATACGACGACGACGGCGCCCTCTGGGTCCTCGGCCGCGTCGACGACGTCATGAACGTCTCCGGGCACCGCATCTCCACCTCCGAGGTCGAATCCGCCCTCGTCGGACACCACGGCGTCGCCGAGGCCGCCGTCGTCGGCGCCGCCGACGAGACCACCGGCCAGGGCATCGTCGCGTTCGTCATCCTCCGCGAAGGCGTCGAAAACACCGGCGACACCCTCATCGCCGAACTCAAGGCCGAGGTGTCCCGGGAGATCAGCCCGATCGCCAAGCCCCGCCAGATCACCATCGTCCCCGAACTCCCCAAGACCCGCTCCGGCAAGATCATGCGGCGCCTGCTCAAGGACATCGCCGAAGGCCGCGACCTCGGCGACACCTCCACCCTCGTCGACCCCAAGGTCTTCGACGCCATCCGCGGCAAGTAG
- a CDS encoding adenylate/guanylate cyclase domain-containing protein gives MAKAVLLSRRARIRLPTQDLWSFLADTDRLNRNIDLSPVQFAPTLDRRRKGHFSAETRSYGRRVRYEEFPFEWIEGRFYQVLRRFSGGPLTEISTGVRLHPAADDTEVEVFARIVPRTWFGAIVARTLLARTGLRKTVALARALELHDRDPQAHPVPALPPPERLDLGRLEARTAQLSRSHDGRNLIGHLESHLRTASDLEVTGMRPFELADRWGADRMQVLYVFLHAADCGLLDLSWSVLCPVCRTAREDAGRIRQLPSRVHCDTCDIAFDTDLARSVEIRFDVNPAVRRAERARYCIGGPANSPSAVAQLRLEPGERWSERLDLDAGWLRLRCYQVGAPVDCDVGSSGGTVRVECGPGELRVRSSPDTGGSIRLEVANRLPGEALVVVERERWRDAAATGALVTSLEGFQDLFPDQGVAPGDEIGIANLAVLFTDLSGSTALYERIGDVRAFAFVQSHFRYLREAVVRANGGVVKQMGDAVMATFAAATEAWAAASSMQSGWDDFRREHLGADHSVALKVGLHQGPAVMIDNDGSVDYFGATVNLAARVQGCANGGDIVLSRAVHDDPEVGALLAVSDYRCDVFTAGLKGIDEEQTLWRLRRP, from the coding sequence ATGGCGAAAGCCGTGCTGCTGTCCCGAAGGGCCCGGATCCGGCTGCCGACGCAGGATCTGTGGTCGTTTCTCGCCGATACCGACCGGCTCAATCGCAACATCGATCTGTCGCCGGTGCAGTTCGCGCCGACATTGGATCGACGCCGCAAGGGACACTTTTCGGCGGAGACCCGCTCGTACGGGCGGCGGGTGCGGTACGAGGAGTTTCCGTTCGAGTGGATCGAGGGCCGCTTCTATCAGGTCCTCCGCCGATTCTCGGGCGGACCGCTGACGGAGATCTCCACCGGTGTCCGGCTGCATCCGGCCGCCGACGACACCGAGGTCGAGGTGTTCGCGCGGATCGTTCCGCGGACGTGGTTCGGTGCGATTGTGGCGAGAACGCTGCTGGCGCGCACGGGTTTACGGAAGACGGTGGCGCTCGCACGCGCGTTGGAACTCCACGACCGCGATCCGCAGGCGCACCCCGTCCCCGCCCTGCCGCCCCCGGAGCGGCTGGACCTGGGCCGGTTGGAGGCCCGGACGGCGCAGTTGTCTCGATCGCACGACGGTCGGAACCTGATCGGGCACTTGGAGTCCCACTTGCGGACCGCCTCCGATCTGGAGGTGACGGGCATGCGCCCGTTCGAGTTGGCGGACCGCTGGGGTGCCGACCGCATGCAGGTGCTGTACGTCTTCCTCCACGCCGCGGACTGCGGTCTGCTGGACCTGAGCTGGAGTGTGCTGTGCCCGGTCTGCCGGACCGCCCGCGAGGACGCCGGCCGAATTCGACAGTTGCCGAGCCGCGTCCACTGCGACACCTGTGACATCGCCTTCGACACGGACCTCGCGAGGTCGGTGGAGATCCGCTTCGACGTCAACCCGGCCGTCCGCCGGGCGGAGCGGGCGCGCTACTGCATCGGTGGTCCGGCGAATTCACCGTCGGCGGTGGCTCAGTTGCGGCTCGAGCCGGGGGAGCGGTGGTCCGAGCGGCTCGACCTCGACGCGGGGTGGTTGCGGCTCCGGTGCTATCAGGTGGGCGCCCCGGTGGACTGCGACGTCGGCTCTTCCGGTGGAACGGTGCGGGTCGAGTGCGGGCCCGGTGAACTCCGGGTGCGGAGTTCACCCGACACCGGCGGGTCGATCCGCCTGGAGGTCGCCAACCGGCTCCCCGGTGAGGCGCTGGTGGTGGTCGAGCGGGAGCGGTGGAGGGATGCCGCGGCAACCGGTGCGCTCGTCACGTCGCTGGAGGGTTTCCAGGACCTGTTCCCGGATCAGGGGGTGGCCCCCGGCGACGAGATCGGGATCGCGAACCTGGCGGTGCTGTTCACGGATCTGAGTGGTTCGACCGCCTTGTACGAGCGCATCGGCGACGTCCGGGCGTTCGCGTTCGTGCAGAGCCATTTCCGGTACCTGCGGGAGGCGGTGGTGCGGGCGAACGGCGGCGTCGTGAAGCAGATGGGCGACGCGGTCATGGCGACGTTCGCGGCCGCGACGGAGGCCTGGGCGGCGGCCTCCTCGATGCAGTCCGGCTGGGACGACTTCCGCCGCGAGCACCTGGGTGCGGACCACTCGGTGGCGCTGAAGGTCGGGCTGCACCAGGGGCCTGCGGTGATGATCGACAACGACGGCAGCGTCGACTATTTCGGCGCGACCGTCAATCTCGCAGCGCGGGTGCAGGGGTGTGCGAACGGCGGCGACATCGTTCTGTCGCGGGCCGTGCACGACGACCCTGAGGTGGGTGCCCTGCTCGCGGTGTCGGACTACCGGTGCGACGTGTTCACTGCAGGTCTGAAGGGGATCGACGAGGAGCAGACGCTGTGGCGGCTGCGCCGCCCGTGA
- a CDS encoding MFS transporter — protein MSSAVDTSKPEPDDGTTVAGVPRSRIVVASMVGTSIEFYDFYIYATAAVSVFPHLFFPKGNGTTALLASLATFGLAFVARPLGSILFGHFGDRIGRKTTLVGSLLTMGIATFVIGLLPTYHQIGIVAPALLALMRFCQGLGLGGEWSGAALLATETAQKGKRAWAAMWPQLGAPIGFFLANGLFLIITLFLDHDNGSPDLDGAFLTWGWRIPFLLSAIMVMIGLYVRLKLEETPVFARAVERGEKVKTPLAEVFKTSWRQLVIGTFVMLATYTLFYIMTTWVLSYGTGKTPAQGGTGAGFQYADFLVLQLVAVLFFAGAVPVSGWLADRYGRRITLLTITALIMVFGLTFGVMLNQEGMGNARMLAFLAIGMLLMGMTFGPMSAVLPELFPTNVRYTGSGIAYNTASILGAAVAPFIATWLATTYGVGWVGIYLLIAAALTFVALLVMRETRDQSLDDVGA, from the coding sequence GTGAGCAGTGCCGTCGATACGTCGAAGCCAGAACCGGACGACGGGACCACCGTCGCCGGCGTACCCAGAAGCCGGATCGTCGTCGCGAGCATGGTGGGGACGTCCATCGAGTTCTACGACTTCTACATCTATGCCACCGCGGCAGTGTCCGTGTTCCCACACCTGTTCTTCCCCAAGGGAAACGGCACCACCGCCCTGCTGGCGTCCCTCGCCACGTTCGGCCTCGCCTTCGTCGCCCGCCCGCTCGGGTCGATCCTGTTCGGCCACTTCGGTGACCGCATCGGGCGCAAGACGACGCTCGTCGGCTCACTCCTCACGATGGGCATCGCCACGTTCGTGATCGGCCTATTGCCGACGTACCACCAGATCGGCATCGTGGCGCCCGCCCTGCTGGCGTTGATGCGGTTCTGCCAGGGGCTCGGCCTCGGCGGCGAGTGGAGCGGTGCGGCGTTGCTCGCGACCGAGACCGCGCAGAAGGGCAAGCGGGCCTGGGCGGCGATGTGGCCGCAACTCGGCGCGCCCATCGGGTTCTTCCTCGCCAACGGCCTGTTCCTGATCATCACGCTGTTCCTCGACCACGACAACGGCAGCCCCGACCTGGACGGCGCGTTCCTCACCTGGGGCTGGCGTATCCCGTTCCTGCTCAGCGCGATCATGGTGATGATCGGTCTGTACGTGCGCCTGAAACTCGAGGAGACACCGGTGTTCGCCCGCGCCGTGGAGCGGGGCGAGAAGGTGAAGACCCCGCTGGCCGAGGTGTTCAAGACCAGCTGGCGTCAACTGGTCATCGGCACGTTCGTCATGCTCGCCACGTACACGCTGTTCTACATCATGACCACCTGGGTGCTCAGCTACGGCACCGGCAAGACCCCCGCCCAGGGCGGCACCGGAGCCGGGTTCCAGTACGCCGACTTCCTGGTGCTCCAGCTCGTCGCTGTCCTGTTCTTCGCGGGCGCCGTCCCCGTGTCGGGGTGGCTGGCCGACCGCTACGGTCGCCGCATCACGCTGCTGACGATCACCGCACTGATCATGGTGTTCGGCCTCACGTTCGGTGTGATGCTGAACCAGGAAGGGATGGGCAACGCCCGCATGCTGGCATTCCTCGCCATCGGAATGTTGTTGATGGGCATGACCTTCGGCCCGATGAGCGCGGTCCTGCCCGAGCTTTTCCCGACCAACGTGCGGTACACCGGTTCGGGGATCGCCTACAACACCGCCAGCATCCTGGGCGCCGCCGTGGCCCCGTTCATCGCCACTTGGCTGGCCACCACCTACGGCGTCGGCTGGGTGGGGATCTACCTGCTGATCGCCGCCGCGCTCACGTTCGTCGCTCTCCTCGTCATGCGGGAGACCCGCGACCAGTCGCTCGACGACGTAGGGGCGTAG
- the nhaA gene encoding Na+/H+ antiporter NhaA — MTQPLRSELSRYLRTETVGGSILLAAAAVALVWANSPVSESYFALRDWQIGPAALHLHLTVGTWAQDGLLAIFFFVAGLELKRELVVGELADRKRALLPIIAACGGVVVPAIIAATIGAGTPGMDRGWAIPVATDIAFALGVLALTGSRIPASARVFLLSLAVVDDLLAIVLIAVLFTTSIALLWLLGAALCLAVYAFAQHRRITTPLLYVPLALLTWYCMHDAGIHATLAGVALGLLTRVRRDPGENEAPGARLEHRIQPLSAGVCVPLFALFASGVALNSELLGQLFTNPVSQAVIAGLLVGKTVGIFGISWLAIRLGIAKKPRALGFRDMFALSVLGAIGFTVSLLVADLALEGIGDGSAAEIAKVAVLVTSLTASLIGSALLWRRGRVHAARNDDSEEQELPGGVDK, encoded by the coding sequence GTGACCCAGCCCCTTCGCTCCGAACTCTCCCGCTACCTCCGCACCGAGACCGTCGGCGGGTCGATCCTGCTCGCCGCCGCGGCCGTCGCCCTCGTGTGGGCGAATTCCCCCGTCTCGGAGTCGTACTTCGCGCTCCGCGACTGGCAGATCGGGCCCGCGGCACTCCACCTGCACCTGACGGTCGGGACGTGGGCGCAGGACGGACTGCTCGCGATCTTCTTCTTCGTCGCCGGCCTGGAACTGAAGCGGGAACTGGTGGTGGGCGAACTCGCCGACCGCAAGCGAGCCCTGCTCCCGATCATCGCGGCCTGCGGCGGTGTGGTGGTGCCCGCGATCATCGCCGCGACGATCGGCGCAGGCACTCCCGGCATGGATCGGGGCTGGGCGATCCCCGTCGCCACCGACATCGCGTTCGCACTGGGAGTGCTCGCACTGACCGGTTCGCGCATCCCGGCGAGCGCCCGGGTGTTCCTGCTCAGCCTGGCCGTCGTCGACGACCTTCTCGCGATCGTGCTGATCGCGGTGCTGTTCACCACCTCGATCGCCCTGCTGTGGCTGCTCGGCGCCGCCCTCTGCCTGGCCGTCTACGCGTTCGCCCAGCACCGGCGCATCACCACGCCGCTGCTCTACGTCCCCCTCGCACTGCTCACCTGGTACTGCATGCACGATGCCGGGATCCACGCGACGCTGGCCGGCGTCGCCCTCGGCCTCCTCACCCGCGTGCGACGCGACCCCGGGGAGAACGAGGCCCCCGGCGCACGGCTCGAGCACCGCATCCAGCCCCTGTCGGCCGGCGTCTGCGTCCCCCTGTTTGCCCTCTTCGCGTCCGGGGTGGCCCTGAACAGCGAACTCCTCGGGCAACTATTCACCAACCCCGTCTCCCAGGCCGTGATCGCAGGACTTCTCGTCGGCAAGACCGTCGGGATCTTCGGGATCTCGTGGCTCGCGATCCGCCTGGGCATCGCGAAGAAACCGCGGGCACTGGGGTTCCGCGACATGTTTGCCCTCTCAGTGCTCGGCGCGATCGGGTTCACCGTTAGCCTTCTCGTAGCGGATCTCGCGCTCGAGGGGATCGGTGACGGCAGCGCGGCCGAGATAGCTAAGGTCGCGGTGCTCGTGACATCGTTGACAGCGTCGCTGATCGGATCAGCGTTACTGTGGCGACGCGGTCGGGTCCATGCGGCCCGAAATGATGACTCGGAAGAGCAAGAGCTACCTGGAGGGGTCGACAAGTGA
- a CDS encoding phage holin family protein, producing MSITHGKGDSPRYTGDGVPNTVSSIPLTDVDAQTPGEASLGTLVKHATAQVSTLVRAEVELAKAEVTGEVKKGLQGSLFFILAFTVLLFSSFFFFFFLAELLDVWIARWLAFLIVFLIMVVVTAILALLGYLRVRKLRAPEKTIDSLKQAKTVLPSSYSDAEAHLASSSGRHAR from the coding sequence GTGAGCATCACTCACGGCAAGGGAGACAGCCCGCGTTACACGGGAGACGGGGTGCCGAACACGGTGTCGTCGATCCCGCTGACGGACGTGGACGCCCAGACGCCCGGCGAGGCGAGCCTCGGCACTCTGGTCAAGCACGCGACCGCGCAGGTGTCCACCCTGGTTCGCGCCGAAGTCGAGCTCGCCAAGGCCGAGGTCACCGGCGAGGTCAAGAAGGGCCTGCAGGGCAGCCTGTTCTTCATCCTCGCGTTCACCGTGCTGCTGTTCAGCTCGTTCTTCTTCTTCTTCTTCCTCGCCGAACTCCTGGACGTGTGGATCGCCCGCTGGCTCGCGTTCCTGATCGTCTTCCTGATCATGGTCGTGGTGACGGCGATACTCGCCCTCCTCGGCTACCTGCGGGTGCGGAAGCTACGCGCCCCCGAGAAGACCATCGACTCCCTGAAGCAGGCCAAGACCGTGCTTCCGTCGTCGTACTCGGATGCGGAAGCCCATCTCGCATCGTCCAGCGGACGTCACGCGCGGTAA